The Mytilus trossulus isolate FHL-02 chromosome 3, PNRI_Mtr1.1.1.hap1, whole genome shotgun sequence genome contains a region encoding:
- the LOC134710303 gene encoding transcription intermediary factor 1-beta-like, whose protein sequence is MADEDNSDQPVRKSRNVKFMERIDSSEEVINTDREGYQTPTPNERHNIKTKESEDKFDWCGLCYEDFQDPRILPCMHTFCFKCLDEFVEQTSEENKFPCPLCKISTSIPNGGVTAFKSNIYVSAMQASLQMEAKKSVCETCEEALEAQTYCLECKQNFCNKCGNIHLKMKLSKEHHLVNSLQTAEKDGHRMKSYTFCDDHRQEITLYCCDCSIPLCDACQIDSHEEHDLQNIVEYAKETKQDLQNSIDLLNNYLPSLKDRLTDVQLYEKEFVTAKQNLAGVIKARAVALHKEIDDVSDKFLEEIEKEIQVEEDRAKIFKSRVSEAVRFASQQITAANHYISFGSNPDVAAGRDTLRRHLHAAFKLLPVGFIPRVNVIFSSSNSGDTISREMFGNISKRGKLNMDLKQEASYKVPGQHLIRGIAPVSGGKAWVACGFDQRLHLINRLGSRIRTIRLGKEIDIDYVTSDSNDSVYISCRKNRCVKVLNRDVRIRDLAILNDYPRGIALSHTSDLLVCATKSSTYDNYKHSDKNVVMKYTHNGKVITEFERSKQHMKYPRRITENINGDIYVSDHKESCVHVLTLEGRHKRKYTGTEGNLIGEPCGLTCDRYGHVLVTDYKNHCVHLLDQQGQHLCNILTEKDGIKNPFSVAVDDDGFLWLGCSLGMVHIFQYLL, encoded by the coding sequence ATGGCTGATGAAGACAATAGTGATCAACCAGTTCGGAAGTCCAGGAACGTAAAATTCATGGAGAGGATAGATAGTTCAGAAGAAGTTATCAACACCGACAGGGAAGGTTACCAAACTCCAACACCAAATGAACgacataatataaaaacaaaagaaagtgAAGACAAATTTGATTGGTGTGGTTTGTGTTATGAAGATTTCCAGGACCCTAGAATATTACCGTGTATGCATACGTTCTGTTTTAAGTGCCTTGATGAATTTGTTGAACAGActtcagaagaaaataaattcCCTTGTCCACTCTGTAAAATTAGTACTAGCATTCCAAACGGTGGCGTCACTGCATTTAAATCTAACATTTATGTTAGTGCTATGCAAGCCTCTCTCCAGATGGAGGCAAAGAAATCAGTCTGCGAAACTTGCGAAGAAGCACTGGAAGCACAAACTTACTGTCTTGAATGTAAGCAGAATTTTTGCAACAAATGTGGAAACATTCACCTAAAGATGAAGCTTTCAAAAGAACATCATTTAGTTAATTCTCTACAGACGGCTGAAAAAGATGGCCATAGAATGAAGTCCTACACTTTCTGTGATGATCACCGACAAGAAATCACATTATACTGTTGTGATTGTTCTATTCCACTTTGTGATGCTTGTCAAATAGACAGTCATGAGGAGCATGATCTTCAAAACATTGTTGAATATGCAAAGGAAACTAAACAAGATTTGCAGAATTCTAttgatttgttaaataattatcTCCCTTCCCTAAAAGATAGGCTTACCGATGTGCAGCTTTATGAGAAGGAGTTTGTTACAGCGAAACAGAACCTAGCAGGTGTAATTAAGGCACGTGCTGTCGCTTTGCATAAAGAAATCGATGATGTATCAGATAAGTTTCTCGAAGAAATTGAGAAAGAAATTCAGGTCGAAGAAGATCGtgcaaaaattttcaaatctcgTGTTTCGGAAGCTGTGAGATTTGCAAGTCAACAAATAACAGCAGCTAACCACTACATATCTTTTGGATCGAACCCAGACGTTGCAGCAGGAAGAGACACTCTACGCCGCCATCTTCATGCCGCATTTAAACTTCTTCCTGTCGGATTCATACCGAGGGTCAACGTCATATTTTCATCTTCTAATTCAGGAGATACTATTTCCAGAGAAATGTTCGGTAACATTTCGAAGAGAGGCAAATTAAACATGGATCTTAAACAGGAAGCATCCTATAAAGTCCCCGGGCAGCACTTAATTCGCGGAATAGCCCCCGTCTCTGGAGGGAAAGCATGGGTTGCCTGTGGCTTCGATCAAAGGTTGCATCTAATAAACCGTCTGGGAAGTCGTATCCGAACAATCCGCCTTGGAAAGGAGATCGACATCGATTATGTTACTTCTGACAGCAATGACAGTGTCTATATTTCTTGTCGTAAGAACAGATGTGTAAAAGTTTTGAATCGGGACGTAAGAATCCGAGATCTGGCAATTTTGAACGACTACCCTCGCGGGATCGCCTTATCGCACACTAGTGACTTGTTAGTATGTGCGACCAAATCAAGCACATATGACAATTATAAGCATTCTGACAAAAACGTTGTGATGAAATATACTCACAACGGAAAGGTTATTACGGAGTTCGAAAGGTCGAAACAACACATGAAATATCCTAGGCGaataacagaaaatataaatgGTGATATCTACGTTTCAGACCATAAAGAATCATGTGTTCATGTTTTAACTTTAGAGGGACGTCATAAGAGAAAATACACGGGGACAGAAGGTAATCTAATAGGGGAACCATGTGGCTTGACATGTGATAGGTATGGCCACGTCCTTGTTACAGACTACAAAAACCACTGCGTTCATTTACTAGATCAACAGGGTCAACATTTATGTAATATCTTAACCGAAAAAGACGGCATTAAGAATCCATTTTCCGTTGCCGTTGATGACGACGGATTTTTGTGGTTAGGTTGTAGTTTAGGTATGGTTCATATATTTCAGTATTTACTGTAA
- the LOC134710517 gene encoding carboxypeptidase T-like produces MKFPLFLKICPPKAAVMYTFITKSELFCFVSVIFFFLDFCSTFDVKAQREKYIPDYSVYHNYSMLHREITQIVKRNPNFMRIEKEYESRNKVSQLVLHITNFTGSFNTQISKYTENSRLKILFSYGVHAREFLPTESLLYLLKNLTKGLTFPHGSFEEQFSRYVLSHIDIYIISVANPDGRLYIESSNNYCWRGTETGVDLDRNFDWEYGRKGSSSDPKDEEYRGLHKFSEPESLAFTDLTEKIKFDLFMSFHSGIKHIYIPFADTKSKKIGRQVDNLDDMLDLAMELSHCTKYTYKYGQAYKLNDYTADGTIFDFMAGVRKAGIDGSPIYFLILQISFSYTVELWGQNHKGTSCFDLFNPPNEDLKEVLETIHPLYVQLFRYMIDWKSSQVRHLTEDFKEESSLNFGYILMMLSACLTFFVCLTGKNRFHHRRRIVSLKSLGSSFSASFMKA; encoded by the exons ATGAAATTTCCGTTATTCCTGAAGATTTGCCCACCAAAAGCTGCTGTCATGTACACATTTATTACTAAGTctgaactgttttgttttgtgtctgtgatattttttttcctggACTTTTGTTCTACTTTTGATGTGAAAGCACAGAGAGAAAAGTACATTCCAGATTATAGTGTATATCATAATTATTCTATGTTacacagggagataactcagattGTTAAAAGAAATCCAAACTTTATGAGAATTGAGAAAGAATATGAATCAAGAAACAAAGTTTCACAACTAGTTCTCCATATAACAAACTTCACAGGAAGTTTCAATACCCAAATCTCAAAATATACAGAGAATTCCAGACTTAAAATTTTATTCTCTTATGGTGTTCATGCAAGGGAATTTTTACCAACTGAAAGCTTGctatatctattgaaaaatttaaccaaagGACTTACATTTCCACATGGAAGTTTTGAGGAGCAATTTTCACGTTATGTTTTATCTCatatagatatttatataatatctgTGGCTAACCCTGATGGAAGGCTATATATAGAATCTTCAAATAATTATTGCTGGAGAGGAACTGAGACTGGCGTAGATCTGGATAGAAACTTTGACTGGGAGTATGGAAGGAAAGGAAGTTCATCAGATCCTAAAGATGAAGAATACAGAGGTCTACATAAATTTTCag agccTGAATCTCTAGCATTTACAGATCtgacagaaaagataaaatttgatCTGTTTATGTCTTTTCATTCTGgtattaaacatatatacattccTTTTGCAG atACAAAGTCAAAAAAGATTGGACGACAAGTTGATAACCTGGATGATATGTTAGATTTAGCTATGGAACTATCTCATTGTACAaagtatacatataaatatggtcaaGCATATAAGTTAAATGATTATACAGCGGATGGaactatatttgattttatggcTGGAGTTAGAAAGGCAG GAATAGATGG TTCcccaatttattttcttatcttacAGATTTCTTTCTCGTACACAGTGGAACTTTGGGGGCAAAATCACAAAGGAACCAgctgttttgatttgtttaatccACCAAATGAGGATTTGAAG GAAGTTTTAGAAACAATTCACCCATTATATGTTCAACTGTTTAGATACATGATAGATTGGAAATCAAGCCAAGTCAGACATTTAACAGAAGATTTT aaaGAAGAATCCTCACTTAATTTTGGTTACATTCTGATGATGCTTTCTGcctgtttgacattttttgtgtgtttaacTGGTAAAAATAGATTCCATCACAGAAGGAGGATTGTTAGCCTTAAATCATTAGGATCATCATTTTCAGCTTCGTTTATGAAAgcataa